The Pseudalkalibacillus hwajinpoensis nucleotide sequence TCCTATAGAGAGCGTTCCAATCTTTGAAAACACAAAGCGAAGTAGAAAAAAGAAAACAGAATAACACAATTAAAATCCGCTATTAGCGGCTATCGCAATAACAACACCTAACAGGATGGATAGGATAGGTATGGCAAGGAAAAGGATCTTTTCCCTGCGTTTTTTTTGAAATTGAATTTCTTCAGGAGTTTTCCAGTTTCGTCTCATATGAATCCGCCCAGTAACGTCACTTTCCAATAATGTATAATGCGTGTGAAAGTGAAATCTCGTTTATTTTTATTATCGGTTCATTTGTTTAAATAATTTAGCCTTAAATGTCGAATTTTAAGAAATAATCTTTATGGCCTGTTTTTATTCAATATAATGGAAGATAATAAGGTCTAAGGAATTATGGAGGTGTTGATACATGCCTGTTATTTACCTGGAAACATTGATTGAAGCTCCTATTGAAATCTGCTTCAATTACGCAAGAAGTGTTGAAGCACATATGAAAAGCACAGAGCAAACAAATGAGAAAGCAGTAAGCGGGGTTACGGAAGGATTGCTAGGCAATGGTGATGCCGTTACATGGGAAGCGACTCACTTTGGCATTAAGCAAAAATTAACTGCCAAAATCACTGGGATGCAGGAACCAGATTGGTTTATTGATGAAATGACAAAGGGAGCATTTAAATCTTTTGTTCATTCTCATCGTTTTGAGGAAATCGATGATGTAACGTTAATGATCGATGAATTTAGTTATGAAGCTCCGTTTGGTTTAATTGGTAGCATCGCAAACCTTTTGTTTTTAAAAAAGTATATGAAAAATCTGCTAGAAAAGAGAGCCCTTGAATTAAAGAAAATGGCTGAACGAACGGAATAACCTTTTCCCCATTAGGCGATACTTAAGAGAGCTTATTTAGGGAGGAGACAATCATGTCGGTGTCTCGGACTATCGTTTCGGTTTGTATTCAGTGCTGGTTGGGAATCGGTTTTTTGATTTCATGTATGGCAATGCTTACACTAATAGGGCATGAACCATCTCCCTTCATTGTGGATAGTGTATCCTCCATTATCCAGTCTAGGGAGTTCCAATACGGACCTTTGACGTTAAGTTTAGAAAAAAACGGAGAACTAGGATTGGCACATTTTGTCGTTCGTAAGCTAGGTCACTTCTTTGTTTACAGTTTCATAGCATTAGTTTTACTACAGCTATTTAAAGGGGAATCATCTGTTTTTCGTACATTCATTGTCATTATCGTTGTAGCTATTTTTGCTGTAACGGATGAATTTATTCAAGCCTTTTTACCAGAAAGGACATCGTTAATCACTGATGTGATTGTGGATCTTGCTGGATGCCTACATAGTGTTATCATTTATAAAATATGGCATTACTCCACCTTAAAAGCTCTCGCATAGCGGGAGTTTTTTTATGTGATAGCTTAGCTTATACTGTTGAGTTTTGATACAGAACGTAAATGATCCAAAAATCAACCTCGCTCATTAACATATACCCTTTCAAAAATCACTACTATTATTTTTATAGTAAAAATAACCTATAGATTCGACAATGTACCTGGGTATTCTATGTTATTTTTGTAATATTCGTCATTTGGATGATATTTTAATGTAAAATTTATGCTAAAGTGTTAAAAAGGGAGAATAGAACT carries:
- a CDS encoding SRPBCC family protein is translated as MPVIYLETLIEAPIEICFNYARSVEAHMKSTEQTNEKAVSGVTEGLLGNGDAVTWEATHFGIKQKLTAKITGMQEPDWFIDEMTKGAFKSFVHSHRFEEIDDVTLMIDEFSYEAPFGLIGSIANLLFLKKYMKNLLEKRALELKKMAERTE
- a CDS encoding VanZ family protein is translated as MSVSRTIVSVCIQCWLGIGFLISCMAMLTLIGHEPSPFIVDSVSSIIQSREFQYGPLTLSLEKNGELGLAHFVVRKLGHFFVYSFIALVLLQLFKGESSVFRTFIVIIVVAIFAVTDEFIQAFLPERTSLITDVIVDLAGCLHSVIIYKIWHYSTLKALA